One genomic region from Vannielia litorea encodes:
- a CDS encoding TetR/AcrR family transcriptional regulator, with amino-acid sequence MPRRGYHHGNLRQALVEAAIRLIEEKGPQGFTLSEAAKDAGVTPAAVYRHFEGREDLLAEVAKQGYAIFGDVMEHAYDEGQPSAIASFEATGRAYLAFARKFPGHYQAMFEAGLSLARDPDLARGAARAQAVLERAAAGLADRLPPEKRPPAAMFSAHIWAMSHGVVELFARGSPGTRAPFPPEDLLESGIGIYLRGLGLIDPDE; translated from the coding sequence ATGCCCCGGCGCGGTTACCATCACGGCAATCTCCGCCAGGCTCTGGTGGAGGCAGCGATCCGGCTGATCGAGGAGAAGGGGCCGCAGGGCTTCACCCTCTCCGAGGCGGCGAAGGACGCAGGCGTGACCCCGGCCGCCGTCTACCGCCATTTCGAGGGGCGAGAAGACCTGCTGGCCGAGGTGGCCAAGCAGGGCTACGCGATCTTCGGCGACGTGATGGAACACGCCTATGACGAGGGCCAGCCCTCCGCCATCGCCAGCTTCGAGGCGACCGGGCGCGCCTATCTCGCCTTCGCCCGCAAGTTCCCCGGCCATTATCAGGCGATGTTCGAGGCTGGCCTCTCGCTCGCCCGCGATCCCGACCTCGCCCGCGGTGCCGCCCGCGCGCAGGCCGTGCTTGAGCGCGCCGCCGCCGGGCTGGCCGACAGGCTCCCGCCCGAAAAGCGCCCGCCCGCCGCGATGTTCTCCGCCCACATCTGGGCCATGTCGCATGGCGTGGTGGAGCTTTTCGCCCGCGGCAGCCCCGGCACCCGCGCGCCCTTCCCGCCTGAAGACCTGCTGGAATCCGGCATCGGCATCTACCTGCGCGGCCTCGGCCTGATCGACCCTGACGAGTAA
- the ppk2 gene encoding polyphosphate kinase 2 yields MTNLPFDGAISKFFTDEAPEDVREAVKSAKGKTILEAYPYDKRMDKKEYEATLEALQVELVKMLAWVKETGARVAVVFEGRDAAGKGGTIKRFRENLNPRSARVVALSKPTDKEASEWYFQRYVRQLPAGGEFTMFDRSWYNRGVVEKVFGFCTDTQRRHFFNQLPGFEQMVSEDGIHLFKIWLNVGRAEQLSRFLARESDPLKQWKLSWIDVEGLKKWEEYSAAIRETFAMSHTARNPWTVIRSDDKRRARIAAIRAVLSRLDYTGKDEAVVKTPDPKICGGPEIWSA; encoded by the coding sequence ATGACCAACCTTCCCTTCGACGGCGCAATCTCGAAATTCTTCACCGACGAAGCCCCCGAAGACGTGCGGGAGGCGGTGAAATCGGCCAAGGGCAAGACCATCCTAGAGGCCTATCCCTACGACAAACGGATGGACAAGAAAGAGTATGAGGCCACGCTGGAGGCGCTTCAGGTCGAACTGGTGAAAATGCTCGCATGGGTCAAGGAAACCGGCGCCCGCGTGGCCGTGGTCTTCGAGGGCCGCGATGCCGCCGGAAAAGGCGGCACGATCAAGCGCTTCCGCGAAAACCTCAACCCCCGCTCAGCCCGCGTCGTCGCGCTTTCCAAGCCGACCGACAAGGAAGCCAGCGAGTGGTACTTCCAGCGCTACGTCCGGCAACTGCCCGCAGGCGGCGAGTTCACCATGTTCGACCGCAGCTGGTACAACCGCGGCGTGGTCGAAAAGGTCTTCGGCTTCTGCACCGACACCCAGCGGCGGCACTTCTTCAACCAGCTTCCCGGCTTCGAGCAGATGGTGAGCGAGGACGGCATCCACCTGTTCAAGATCTGGCTGAACGTGGGCCGCGCCGAGCAACTCTCCCGCTTTCTGGCCCGCGAGAGCGACCCGCTGAAACAATGGAAGCTGTCGTGGATCGACGTGGAAGGCCTGAAGAAGTGGGAGGAGTATTCCGCCGCCATTCGCGAGACCTTCGCCATGAGCCACACCGCCCGCAACCCGTGGACGGTGATCCGCTCCGACGACAAGCGCCGCGCCCGCATAGCCGCCATCCGCGCTGTGCTCTCCCGGCTGGATTACACCGGCAAGGATGAGGCCGTGGTCAAAACGCCCGATCCCAAGATCTGCGGCGGCCCGGAGATCTGGTCGGCCTGA
- a CDS encoding alpha/beta fold hydrolase, with product MLPKMLLTLAGVAALVAILAGCSASQRRSAEAAYPPVGPVVEVAGTRVHYVEAGQGPAVILIHGAGGNLRDFTFRMVDELKGRYRVIAVDRPGLGHSEAIAGGGTPQQQAAILDALAAKLGVRRAVVVGHSYGGAVAMAWAVEHPERVAAVVSLAGATMPWEGPLDGFYSLTGSPAGRTFAVPVISALASDSRIESALADIFKPQRPPRGYLEHVGAPLTVRASSLRNNGQQVLKLKASLQQLSPRYPSLRIPVEIIHGTADTTVGIDIHARPMAALIPGARVTALPGVGHMPHHANPQATLAAIDRAAARAGLR from the coding sequence GCGCTCCGCCGAAGCGGCCTACCCGCCTGTCGGCCCGGTGGTGGAGGTCGCAGGCACGCGGGTGCATTACGTCGAGGCCGGGCAAGGGCCTGCGGTGATCCTGATCCACGGCGCGGGCGGCAACCTGCGCGATTTCACCTTCCGCATGGTCGATGAACTCAAGGGGCGCTACCGCGTCATCGCCGTCGACCGTCCGGGCCTTGGCCATTCCGAGGCCATTGCCGGCGGCGGCACACCCCAGCAGCAGGCCGCGATCCTCGATGCGTTGGCCGCCAAGCTCGGGGTGCGCCGCGCGGTGGTCGTCGGCCACAGCTACGGCGGCGCGGTGGCAATGGCTTGGGCGGTCGAACACCCCGAGCGGGTGGCCGCCGTAGTCTCGCTCGCGGGGGCGACCATGCCGTGGGAGGGCCCGCTTGATGGCTTCTATTCCCTCACCGGCTCACCCGCTGGCCGCACCTTCGCCGTGCCGGTGATCTCGGCGCTGGCCTCGGACAGCCGGATCGAGAGCGCGCTGGCCGATATCTTCAAACCCCAGCGCCCGCCGCGCGGCTACCTCGAGCATGTCGGCGCGCCGCTCACCGTCCGCGCCTCCTCCCTGCGCAACAACGGCCAGCAGGTGCTGAAGCTGAAGGCCTCGCTGCAACAACTCTCGCCCCGCTACCCTTCCTTGCGCATCCCGGTCGAGATCATCCACGGCACCGCCGACACCACCGTCGGGATCGACATTCACGCCCGCCCGATGGCCGCGCTCATCCCCGGCGCCCGCGTCACCGCCCTGCCCGGCGTCGGCCACATGCCGCATCATGCCAACCCGCAGGCAACACTCGCCGCCATCGACCGCGCCGCCGCCCGCGCCGGATTGCGCTGA